The genomic interval AACGGTCAGCAGCCAGTCGCCGGCGGCCAGCTTGGCCTCGAGCAGGTCGATCTTGGTGCCGCCCAGCACGTTGTGCACGTCGCCGCCCTTGAATTCCTGGCTGGTGATGCGGCGGTCGGTGCCGCTGAGGATGTTGGTCACCTGGATGCCAGCAGGAAAACCACTCCCAGCAGGATAAGGAACAAGCCGGAAAACTCGAAAATATTGCGGTTGTTGTACAGGTGGATCAGGCCGAGGGCGATCAGGATCAGCGGCCACCAGTGCTTGATGTCGAGGTCGAAGGGCAGTCGCCCCAAGTTGGCCAGCAGCACCAGGGTGCCGAGAACGATCAAGACAATGCCCAGCAAAATGGCGCCGCCGGGCAGTGATTTTTTTTCAGTCATAATTCCCTCCTTTCATGATGCGTTCCAGTATAAAAACCTTTGCCGCACTTGTCAATATCGATCTCGAGCGGGCACTCCCTGGGTACGCCAAAACATGGTGCGATATTCTGTTGGGCACATTTCTCCGGAATGACAACTATTTCTATTGACTTTTGATTTGCAAAATATTAGATTCTCTTTTGTGACCCAAGTTGGTTTTTCCCATACGCTTTGTCCTCATCACGTTGAGAACTCAAGCTGGCGCAGCTTGTTTTTTTTGGGCTGGATCTTAACCTTCGGGACCGTGTTGATCGGCCAAGTGCAGGAGCTTGGCGCCCCGATCATCAACAACTACGAACCCGCCCAGTACAAAGCGTCCAGCCAAAATTGGGTGGCGGTGCAGGATCGCCGCGGCGTCATGTACTTTGGCAATTCCAATGGGATATTGGAATTCGATAGTCAAAGTTGGCGGCTCATTCCCACTCAAGGAAATGCCACTATCCGGGCCCTGACCTGCGGAGCGGATGGAACGATTTACTACGGATCGATTGGAGACTTCGGCTACCTGACCGTGCTGCCCGGAGGGAAGGTCTGCGCCGTCTCCCTGCGGGAAGCCATCCCCGAGGCCGAGCGTTCATTCAATGACGTCTGGCAGGTGGAGTGCAGCGCCGATGGGATCTTTTTTTTGACCCGGAGCAGGATATTCCGCCTCCACGATGGCAGGATCACTGCCCTCCCAGGCAAGTTCGCCTCATCCCAGGCCTGCGTGCTCGATGGGACCTTGTTCTACGCGGATCTGGAAAAAGGCATCTGCTTGGTGGAAGGGGACCGCGTGCTGCCCATTCCCCAATTGGCAGGCGTCTACAATGGCAAACGTATCACCCTGGCGCCTTTTGACTACCATCAGCTCCTGGTAGGCCGCATGACCGGGGATTTCCGCCGCATCGATCTGTCGGCTCTTTGGGACGAAGCCTCTCAGCATTACGCCACCAACCGGGCTGCCCCAGAGGATATGATCCAGGCCTTCCCGAGCGAACTCGATGCATATCTTAAGGAAAGCAATTCCTCCCTGTACAAACTGGTGCCCCTGGGACCGAACGCCTTTGCCATCAGCACGGTCAAATCGGGAATCATCATTTTCGATCGGGCGGGAAAGATCATTCGCGCCATCAACAAGAATGAC from Candidatus Aminicenantes bacterium carries:
- a CDS encoding DUF5668 domain-containing protein produces the protein MTEKKSLPGGAILLGIVLIVLGTLVLLANLGRLPFDLDIKHWWPLILIALGLIHLYNNRNIFEFSGLFLILLGVVFLLASR